One genomic segment of Capricornis sumatraensis isolate serow.1 chromosome X, serow.2, whole genome shotgun sequence includes these proteins:
- the EMD gene encoding emerin — protein MDDYAALSDSELAALLRQYNIPHGPVVGSTRKLYEKKIFEYETQRRRLSPPSSSASSFSYRFSDLDSTSVDSDMYDLPKKEDALLYQSKGYNDDYYEESYLTTRTYGEPESVGTSKGFRQPSASLSDVDPFHRQVRDDNLFSLEEEGKDRERLLYGRDSAYQNIAHYRPISNISRSSLGLSYYPTSSSTSSVSSSSSSAPSWLTRRAIRPENQAPGAAGLGQDRQVPLWGQVLLFLVFAAFLLFVYYYMQAEDGNPFWAEP, from the exons ATGGACGACTACGCAGCCCTCTCGGACTCCGAGCTGGCCGCCCTGCTGCGCCAGTACAACATCCCACACGGGCCCGTCGTCG GTTCCACTCGCAAGCTCTACGAAAAGAAAATCTTCGAGTATGAGACCCAGAGGCGGAGGCTCTCGCCCCCGAGCTCGTCCGCATCCTCTTTCTCCTATCGGTTCTCGG ACTTAGATTCGACGTCCGTGGACTCGGATATGTATGATCTGCCCAAGAAAGAGGACGCCTTACTTTACCAGAGCAAGG GCTATAATGATGACTACTATGAGGAGAGTTACTTGACCACCAGGACTTACGGGGAGCCTGAGTCTGTGGGCACATCCAAGGGCTTCCGCCAGCCCTCAGCTTCACTCTCAGATGTTGACCCCTTTCACCGCCAG GTCCGTGATGACAATCTTTTCTCTTTGGAAGAGGAAGGCAAGGATCG GGAACGCCTCCTTTATGGCCGGGACAGTGCCTACCAGAACATTGCACACTACCGCCCTATTTCCAACATCTCCAGaagctccctgggcctgtcctattaTCCCACATCCTCCTCCACCTCGAGTGTGTCCTCATCTTCATCTTCAGCCCCTTCGTGGCTCACCCGCAGAGCCATCCGGCCTGAAAACCAGGCCCCTGGGGCTGCCGGCCTGGGCCAGGATCGCCAGGTCCCGCTCTGGGGCCAGGTGCTGCTGTTCCTGGTCTTTGCTGCCTTCCTGCTCTTTGTTTACTACTACATGCAGGCCGAGGATGGCAACCCTTTCTGGGCAGAGCCCTAG